Proteins from a genomic interval of Desulfobacterales bacterium:
- the selA gene encoding L-seryl-tRNA(Sec) selenium transferase, which translates to MTKAKSQKKKLVAIAPDQQALLRKLPGVDYLLDLVSKEAFFESIPHSVVVNSIRDVIARKRQQILDKDSAIDQNSVSDKQMTDAVAQAVRKAMTPNLKRTINATGIVVHTNLGRSLLAPEVIDNLLAIAGRYSNLEYDLAAGKRGSRYSNVEALICEISGAEAALAVNNNAGAVLLSLDTLARDKEVIVSRGELVEIGGSFRVPDVMAKSGAILKEVGTTNRTHLKDYETAIGPQSGLLLKVHTSNYSVVGFTAEVSLRELVDLGAAHQLPVMEDLGSGTFIDFSKYGLLKEPTVQESVNTGTDVIAFSGDKLLGGPQAGIIVGKKKVIDAIKQNPMTRALRIDKLTLAALEGTLRLYRDEAKAARNIPTLQMIMLSLPEIQARAQELAERLKRIDDSRMHIHLLERASKTGGGALPLMELPSLCIGVQIDGVSPNKLEKMMRQNDPPIVGRIEDDLFVMDPRTIQMDEVAIIETAFKNRIMKA; encoded by the coding sequence ATGACAAAAGCAAAATCACAAAAGAAAAAATTGGTGGCCATTGCGCCGGATCAACAGGCGCTGTTGCGCAAGCTACCAGGTGTGGATTACCTGCTAGACCTGGTTTCAAAAGAAGCATTCTTTGAAAGCATTCCACATTCGGTGGTTGTCAATTCAATTCGTGATGTCATCGCTCGCAAACGACAACAAATCCTCGACAAGGATTCTGCGATAGACCAAAACAGCGTGTCAGATAAGCAAATGACAGATGCGGTGGCACAGGCGGTTCGCAAAGCCATGACGCCGAACCTCAAACGCACGATCAATGCAACCGGGATTGTGGTCCATACCAATTTGGGCCGCTCTTTGCTGGCGCCTGAGGTAATTGACAACCTCTTGGCGATTGCCGGCCGTTATTCTAATCTGGAATACGATCTGGCGGCAGGCAAAAGGGGGTCGCGCTACAGCAATGTCGAAGCGTTGATCTGTGAAATCAGCGGGGCAGAGGCAGCTTTAGCCGTTAACAACAATGCCGGTGCGGTTCTTTTGAGCCTGGATACCTTGGCTAGAGATAAAGAAGTGATTGTCTCCCGCGGTGAACTCGTTGAAATCGGTGGGTCCTTCCGGGTGCCGGACGTGATGGCCAAAAGCGGTGCGATTCTCAAAGAAGTCGGAACCACCAACCGCACGCATCTGAAAGATTATGAGACGGCTATCGGACCGCAATCCGGCTTACTGTTAAAAGTCCACACCAGCAACTACAGCGTTGTCGGTTTCACGGCGGAAGTTTCATTGCGAGAGCTGGTTGACCTGGGTGCAGCGCACCAACTGCCGGTCATGGAGGATCTTGGCAGCGGCACGTTTATTGATTTTTCAAAGTACGGCCTGCTCAAAGAGCCCACTGTTCAGGAATCCGTTAATACCGGAACCGATGTGATTGCCTTCAGCGGCGATAAGCTGCTGGGCGGTCCCCAGGCCGGCATTATTGTCGGCAAAAAGAAAGTCATCGATGCCATCAAGCAAAACCCGATGACACGAGCGCTGCGAATTGATAAACTCACACTGGCCGCATTGGAGGGCACCCTGCGACTGTACCGTGACGAAGCAAAGGCTGCACGCAATATACCCACTTTGCAGATGATCATGCTGTCATTGCCTGAAATCCAAGCCCGCGCCCAAGAATTAGCTGAGCGCCTGAAGCGAATCGATGATTCCCGCATGCACATCCACCTACTGGAACGCGCTTCCAAAACCGGAGGCGGTGCGTTGCCGCTTATGGAGCTTCCCAGTTTGTGTATTGGCGTCCAAATCGATGGCGTATCGCCCAACAAGCTGGAAAAAATGATGCGCCAAAACGATCCCCCTATTGTTGGCCGAATTGAAGATGACTTGTTTGTAATGGATCCGCGAACCATCCAGATGGACGAGGTCGCGATAATTGAAACGGCATTTAAAAATCGGATAATGAAAGCCTGA
- the hemC gene encoding hydroxymethylbilane synthase, with translation MNDPIRIGTRGSKLALWQANWTKSFLEKKFPSTPIEITIIKTQGDKILDVPLAKVGGKGLFVKEIEEALLTGRIDIAVHSMKDMPADIPEGLCIGAIPQRENPVDVFISRNGKPFKEMPAGSVIGTSSLRRGAQLRHARPDMVIQPIRGNLDTRLKKLASENFDALVLAAAGVIRLNLEHQITEYLDATVMLPAIGQGALCVEARTDDPAVGPMVATMDHAPTRAVVAGERAFLKRLEGGCQVPIAGHGTISDQTFTLIGLVADVDGAKVIKGEKSGPIASSETIGIDLAEELLARGADHILEQLKTISPEGYES, from the coding sequence ATGAACGATCCAATCAGAATCGGAACCCGTGGCAGTAAACTGGCGCTGTGGCAGGCCAACTGGACCAAATCCTTTCTTGAAAAAAAATTCCCATCAACTCCCATCGAGATAACCATCATAAAAACCCAAGGAGACAAGATTCTGGATGTGCCCCTTGCCAAGGTGGGCGGCAAAGGCCTTTTTGTAAAAGAAATTGAAGAAGCATTGCTGACCGGCCGCATTGATATTGCGGTTCACAGCATGAAAGATATGCCAGCTGACATTCCGGAAGGACTGTGTATCGGGGCGATCCCACAGCGTGAAAACCCGGTGGATGTCTTTATCTCCCGCAATGGCAAACCGTTCAAGGAAATGCCTGCAGGCAGTGTTATCGGCACCAGCAGTTTGCGGCGCGGTGCTCAGCTCAGGCATGCCCGACCGGATATGGTCATCCAGCCCATCCGAGGAAATCTTGATACGCGGCTTAAAAAGCTGGCGTCTGAAAATTTTGACGCCCTGGTCCTTGCAGCAGCGGGGGTCATACGGCTGAATCTGGAACATCAAATTACCGAATACCTGGACGCTACGGTCATGCTGCCAGCAATCGGCCAGGGCGCCTTGTGTGTGGAGGCTCGCACCGATGACCCGGCTGTGGGCCCGATGGTCGCGACCATGGATCATGCACCCACCCGGGCAGTGGTTGCCGGCGAACGCGCTTTTCTCAAGCGGCTCGAAGGCGGTTGCCAGGTACCCATTGCCGGTCACGGAACCATCAGTGATCAGACGTTTACGCTTATCGGGTTGGTAGCAGATGTTGATGGTGCCAAGGTCATCAAAGGGGAAAAAAGCGGGCCGATTGCTTCATCGGAGACCATTGGTATCGATTTGGCTGAAGAGCTGCTTGCCAGGGGAGCGGATCACATCTTGGAACAACTTAAAACCATATCACCCGAGGGCTATGAAAGCTAA
- the cobA gene encoding uroporphyrinogen-III C-methyltransferase encodes MKAKVYLVGAGPGDPGLVTVKGKECIQRADVIIYDYLAAPALLKHARKSAELIYVGKKGGDHTLSQDEINHLLVEKAQSGGVITRLKGGDPFIFGRGGEEAEALLKAGIAFEIVPGVTSAIAAAAYAGIPLTHRQLTSTLAFVTGHEDPTKAETSINWSSLAKGIGTLVFFMGVKNLPNISKRLIDNGKSPDTPVALIRWGTTSRQKTVTGTLSTIADTAQAAGLKAPAIIVVGDVVTLRQSLKWFEERPLIGKRIVVTRARQQASDLVKRLEELGAECLEYPTIEIRAPKDPQPLKQAVAGLSTYDWIVFTSVNGVSYFFEQLFVAGNDVRVLGHLKTAAIGPATAARLLEFGLTSDIVPETYRAESVIKAFKKENLKGKKILLPRAKEARPILPQELTKMGAAVTEIPAYETLKAAENMDDLIQQLKDKRVDMITFTSSSTVTNFKALLPPTDFKALIQDVTIASIGPITSDTAKELGFQVHISAESYTIPGLVDAILQFYQNN; translated from the coding sequence ATGAAAGCTAAAGTATATCTGGTCGGTGCCGGTCCCGGTGATCCGGGTCTGGTCACCGTCAAAGGCAAAGAATGTATCCAAAGGGCAGATGTCATCATCTATGACTACCTGGCTGCCCCTGCCCTGTTAAAACACGCCCGTAAATCCGCCGAGCTGATCTATGTTGGCAAAAAAGGCGGCGACCACACCCTTTCCCAGGATGAGATCAATCATTTGCTCGTCGAAAAAGCCCAATCCGGAGGCGTGATCACCCGACTTAAAGGCGGCGACCCGTTTATCTTCGGCCGCGGTGGTGAAGAGGCTGAAGCGCTTTTGAAAGCCGGCATCGCATTTGAAATCGTTCCCGGCGTTACTTCTGCCATTGCCGCAGCAGCCTACGCCGGTATTCCACTGACCCATCGTCAATTAACCTCGACCCTGGCCTTTGTAACCGGCCATGAGGATCCAACCAAAGCAGAAACGAGCATTAATTGGTCTTCGCTGGCCAAGGGCATCGGCACCCTTGTTTTTTTCATGGGCGTTAAAAATTTGCCCAATATATCAAAGCGTTTAATCGACAACGGCAAATCGCCGGATACGCCGGTTGCCTTGATTCGATGGGGCACGACTTCCCGTCAAAAAACCGTTACCGGAACACTGAGCACAATTGCCGATACGGCCCAGGCAGCTGGTTTGAAGGCACCGGCCATTATAGTGGTTGGTGATGTCGTCACATTGCGTCAATCGCTGAAATGGTTTGAGGAACGACCGCTGATTGGGAAACGTATCGTCGTCACCCGTGCGCGCCAACAGGCCAGTGATCTGGTCAAGCGGCTTGAGGAACTGGGTGCCGAATGCCTTGAGTACCCAACCATTGAAATTAGAGCACCCAAAGATCCCCAGCCTCTCAAGCAGGCAGTCGCGGGCCTATCCACCTATGATTGGATTGTCTTTACCAGCGTCAACGGGGTCAGCTATTTCTTCGAGCAGCTATTTGTCGCCGGTAATGACGTACGGGTATTGGGTCACTTGAAAACAGCGGCCATTGGTCCGGCCACTGCTGCCCGCTTGCTGGAATTTGGATTGACCAGTGATATCGTGCCCGAAACATACCGAGCAGAATCGGTGATAAAAGCATTTAAAAAAGAAAATTTAAAGGGCAAAAAAATACTGCTGCCACGTGCTAAGGAAGCCCGTCCGATTTTACCGCAAGAGCTGACAAAAATGGGCGCTGCCGTCACTGAAATACCGGCCTACGAAACCTTAAAAGCAGCCGAAAATATGGATGATCTCATCCAGCAGCTCAAGGATAAGCGGGTGGATATGATCACTTTTACCAGCTCGTCCACCGTAACAAATTTTAAAGCGCTTTTACCGCCAACAGATTTTAAGGCGCTCATCCAAGATGTCACCATTGCCAGTATCGGACCGATTACCTCCGATACCGCTAAAGAACTGGGTTTTCAAGTCCATATCTCCGCCGAATCCTACACCATCCCCGGTCTGGTAGACGCCATCCTCCAATTTTACCAGAACAATTGA
- a CDS encoding tetratricopeptide repeat protein gives MRNYPTELYHNRESTRHFLHAKAEADNLQKKRIHIPVSIQKAIQSIYPGLLTGQAFLTHALEQLAQTTLFAGLIFQIDDNDTSAPEKRPKTDPAVAHKRAAKLFNNFCQKHNGIWGLLNQGLFGAYFDQKNSDRCLKLALQFQETSKNKADLTVSVGIAEYPTLNYQPADILANALKALNHAAFLGPNSAVAFDSVSLNISGDQLFDQGDINGSIEEFQLALKLDPKNINVHNSLGVCYGLLGEYEKAKLEFNSAVKLNHSEVMAWYNMGFIHMLNGDRQKALDLFLKANAINQDVFEITFQTGRLLMEMKQPESGKKFLQRAAALEPASSAAFRYLGECYTEIGDTHAAITAFKKAIKYNPSDAASLSAMGCLFSEQEEDPSIALMFCRESVQLSPENGLFRYRLGQLYRKQNRLDDALVEFKKAEQLGKDASEEISEIEKKSSPKATRSAG, from the coding sequence ATGCGAAATTACCCAACTGAACTCTATCACAACCGGGAATCCACGCGACACTTTCTGCACGCTAAGGCTGAAGCAGATAACTTGCAAAAAAAGAGAATCCACATTCCTGTCAGCATTCAAAAGGCGATTCAATCCATTTATCCCGGCCTGCTGACAGGGCAAGCGTTTTTAACTCACGCTTTAGAGCAGCTGGCTCAGACCACGCTGTTTGCCGGTCTTATTTTCCAGATCGATGATAACGACACTTCCGCTCCTGAAAAAAGGCCTAAAACCGATCCGGCGGTGGCCCACAAACGAGCAGCCAAATTATTCAACAATTTTTGTCAAAAGCACAATGGCATTTGGGGATTGCTAAACCAGGGATTGTTCGGCGCCTATTTTGATCAGAAAAACAGCGACCGCTGTTTGAAACTGGCACTGCAGTTTCAAGAGACATCAAAAAATAAGGCTGATTTAACCGTCAGCGTTGGTATCGCCGAATACCCAACCCTTAATTATCAACCGGCTGACATCCTCGCCAATGCGCTTAAGGCATTGAATCACGCAGCATTTCTGGGGCCCAACAGCGCTGTGGCTTTTGATTCGGTGAGTCTAAACATCAGCGGAGATCAACTATTCGACCAAGGTGATATCAACGGTTCAATTGAAGAATTTCAACTCGCCCTGAAACTGGATCCGAAAAACATCAATGTTCACAACAGTCTGGGTGTTTGCTACGGCCTGCTCGGAGAATATGAAAAAGCCAAGCTGGAATTTAATTCAGCTGTCAAATTGAATCATAGTGAAGTCATGGCCTGGTACAATATGGGGTTTATCCACATGTTGAACGGCGATCGTCAAAAAGCGCTGGATCTTTTTTTAAAAGCCAATGCCATCAATCAGGATGTGTTTGAAATCACTTTTCAAACCGGCAGGCTGTTGATGGAAATGAAACAGCCTGAAAGCGGCAAAAAATTCCTGCAACGGGCTGCCGCCCTCGAACCGGCGTCCAGTGCGGCATTTCGCTACCTAGGCGAATGTTATACCGAAATTGGCGACACGCACGCCGCTATTACTGCCTTCAAAAAGGCCATTAAATACAATCCCTCTGATGCTGCTTCATTGTCGGCAATGGGCTGTCTGTTTTCCGAGCAGGAGGAGGATCCTAGTATTGCCCTGATGTTTTGTCGCGAAAGCGTGCAACTGTCCCCTGAAAATGGTCTTTTTCGGTACCGTTTAGGCCAGCTTTATCGCAAGCAAAACCGTCTGGATGACGCCTTAGTTGAGTTTAAAAAAGCCGAGCAACTGGGTAAAGACGCATCCGAAGAGATAAGCGAAATCGAAAAGAAAAGTTCACCCAAGGCCACACGTTCAGCGGGTTGA
- a CDS encoding zinc ribbon domain-containing protein, whose translation MPIYEYHCNNCDQDFEYLVFGSEKPDCPSCKSKKVSKLMSPCGFISKGSGGETVSSSAGASSCGGCAASSCDGCGH comes from the coding sequence ATGCCGATTTACGAATATCACTGTAATAACTGCGACCAAGATTTTGAGTACCTGGTTTTTGGAAGCGAAAAGCCCGACTGTCCTTCCTGCAAGAGTAAAAAGGTGTCCAAACTGATGTCCCCTTGCGGGTTTATCTCAAAAGGCAGTGGTGGGGAAACCGTATCCAGTTCTGCCGGGGCATCTTCCTGCGGCGGCTGCGCAGCATCGAGTTGCGACGGCTGCGGCCATTGA
- a CDS encoding deoxyhypusine synthase family protein — MPKSIKPLDLRQVNTYSLAQRTSKVSTSSFAKTWQKGCAFKDFLKKLPDILAAGDLKWVINTLATAARAKKMVIMGMGAHVIKVGLNPVVIDLMERGIVDCVALNGAGIVHDVELAMVGHTSEDVAAAIDDGSFGMAEDTAIFLGKALVDMQPDTEGLGQAVGRAIDEKKLPYNQQSILATGYRLGIPVTVHVAIGTDIVHMHPQCDAARTGEASHRDFRLLSAMVARLQKGVYLNVGSAVILPEVFLKAVTLARNLGHKLNEFTTVNLDFIQHYRPLTNVVQRPTARGGRGVNLVGHHEIMLPLIAAGVIEQLEA; from the coding sequence ATGCCCAAATCAATAAAACCACTGGACCTCAGACAGGTTAACACCTATTCATTGGCGCAGCGCACCAGCAAGGTGAGCACAAGCAGTTTTGCAAAAACCTGGCAGAAAGGATGCGCTTTTAAAGACTTTTTAAAAAAACTACCCGACATTCTGGCCGCCGGCGATCTTAAATGGGTTATCAACACGCTGGCAACCGCTGCACGCGCTAAAAAAATGGTGATTATGGGAATGGGCGCGCATGTAATCAAGGTGGGACTGAATCCGGTGGTAATTGATCTGATGGAGCGCGGTATTGTGGATTGTGTGGCTCTCAATGGTGCCGGCATTGTGCATGATGTCGAATTGGCCATGGTTGGTCACACGTCTGAAGACGTCGCCGCTGCAATCGATGATGGTTCCTTTGGCATGGCTGAGGATACCGCTATATTTTTGGGGAAAGCGCTGGTTGATATGCAGCCGGACACAGAGGGGCTGGGGCAAGCCGTTGGGCGCGCCATTGATGAAAAAAAATTGCCCTACAACCAGCAGAGCATTCTGGCGACCGGCTATCGGCTGGGGATTCCAGTCACTGTGCATGTCGCCATCGGAACCGATATTGTTCACATGCATCCGCAATGTGACGCCGCCCGAACCGGCGAGGCCTCTCACCGCGATTTCCGCTTATTGTCAGCCATGGTGGCCCGTCTTCAAAAGGGCGTCTATTTGAATGTCGGGTCCGCGGTCATCTTACCGGAAGTTTTTCTAAAGGCCGTCACCCTGGCGCGCAACCTGGGCCACAAACTAAATGAATTCACCACAGTTAATTTGGATTTTATCCAACACTATCGGCCTTTGACCAATGTTGTCCAGCGCCCGACAGCCCGCGGTGGACGAGGTGTCAATTTGGTCGGGCACCATGAAATCATGCTGCCATTGATTGCCGCTGGGGTAATTGAGCAGCTCGAAGCTTGA
- a CDS encoding NAD(P)H-dependent oxidoreductase: protein MKILALNSSPRTGGQSQTELMLNHLVEGMQDAGAEVEVVNLREKKINYCIGCYTCWTKTPGKCLHKDDMTKELFPKWLDSDIAVYATPLYNYTLNAEMKAFMERTIPFLEPFIEQQGNRSAHPLRYTPPDAVVLSVAGFIEMSVFDQLSHYVQFLLDRRNQLLAEIYRPAAEILYRDKDAKAAVLAATVQAGSELVDSRQVSAETLQQIQQPFIDFQTFALTSNVFWKTCVAEGVTPKEFREKNLVPRPDTIESFMRTFPMGLNKEAVGEEKKILQFHFSDEVTDACHFIIEKDNVFAEQGHAENPDITIVTPFELWMDIMTRKADGQQMFMEQKYTVSGDLELMIQLFQKES, encoded by the coding sequence ATGAAAATACTGGCCCTTAACTCCAGCCCCCGCACCGGGGGGCAAAGCCAAACCGAACTGATGCTCAATCATCTTGTCGAAGGTATGCAAGACGCAGGCGCAGAGGTGGAAGTCGTCAATCTGCGTGAAAAAAAAATCAACTATTGCATCGGTTGCTACACCTGCTGGACCAAAACCCCCGGTAAATGTCTGCACAAAGACGACATGACCAAAGAACTGTTCCCCAAGTGGCTTGATTCGGATATAGCGGTTTATGCGACGCCCTTGTATAACTATACCCTCAACGCCGAGATGAAGGCTTTCATGGAGCGCACGATCCCATTTTTAGAACCCTTTATTGAACAACAAGGCAACCGCAGTGCGCACCCCCTGCGCTACACCCCTCCCGATGCGGTTGTGCTGTCGGTGGCGGGCTTTATTGAGATGTCCGTTTTTGATCAGCTTTCACACTATGTCCAATTTTTACTGGACCGCCGCAACCAACTATTGGCTGAAATATATCGCCCAGCGGCAGAAATATTATATCGGGATAAGGACGCAAAAGCAGCGGTACTTGCGGCAACGGTTCAGGCTGGGAGCGAATTGGTTGACTCCCGGCAAGTTTCCGCTGAAACGTTGCAACAGATCCAACAGCCTTTCATTGATTTTCAAACATTTGCCCTGACAAGTAATGTATTCTGGAAGACTTGTGTTGCCGAAGGTGTTACACCCAAAGAATTCCGCGAGAAAAATCTGGTTCCAAGGCCGGATACCATCGAAAGCTTTATGAGGACCTTCCCCATGGGGCTGAATAAGGAAGCCGTCGGTGAAGAGAAGAAAATTTTGCAATTTCATTTTTCAGATGAAGTGACCGATGCTTGCCACTTCATCATTGAAAAAGATAATGTATTTGCTGAACAAGGTCACGCAGAGAATCCCGACATCACCATTGTGACACCTTTTGAATTATGGATGGATATCATGACGCGCAAAGCCGATGGACAGCAAATGTTTATGGAGCAAAAATATACCGTTAGCGGTGACCTGGAATTGATGATTCAATTATTTCAAAAAGAAAGCTGA
- a CDS encoding HDOD domain-containing protein, translating to MQEKNRYHVAAGSYRVDGQQPLVLEAYLGTCVGVALYDAVAGVGGLIHLLLPEPATPDESFQPEKYASTGFPPFVHALYKDGATAGNLKACIAGGALVGPLSDTDLEMDIGGRTTERVMQLIAAENITVDKLETGGFFTCRLELDLDTGEFCIEPAGFDKLSGDADINIPERREISDSIKKLQPVPQIALKIMRIIHSDQYEIKTITDEIRKDQVISARTLQLCNSVMFARHKRIESLDHALVMMGQHLLLKFVISASLNNFFNQIGWGYSLCKGGIYHHAIGTAVIAEKLATLTGRADPSTAYMAGLLHDIGKVALDQFIHAGFPLFYRELIQGEKNFSEVERQVLGTDHTEVGAELALNWSFPESLVEAIRHHHYPDKATQHKPLVHTVYLADLLMSRFHTGLELERLNTDDLARRMGVIGLSLSDFPQIIDQIPIKVLESSPELALMADA from the coding sequence ATGCAAGAAAAAAATCGATACCATGTCGCCGCCGGAAGCTACCGTGTGGATGGCCAACAGCCCTTGGTACTGGAAGCCTATCTGGGAACGTGTGTCGGCGTAGCGCTTTATGATGCGGTTGCCGGTGTCGGTGGCTTAATTCATCTGCTGCTTCCGGAACCTGCAACCCCGGACGAAAGCTTTCAACCTGAAAAATATGCATCTACCGGCTTTCCGCCTTTTGTTCACGCTTTGTACAAAGACGGCGCTACGGCTGGGAACCTGAAAGCCTGCATCGCCGGCGGTGCGCTGGTGGGACCGTTAAGTGATACCGACCTTGAAATGGATATTGGCGGGCGCACCACCGAACGGGTCATGCAGTTGATAGCCGCCGAAAATATAACAGTTGATAAATTGGAAACCGGTGGGTTTTTCACCTGCCGGCTTGAGCTGGATTTGGACACAGGCGAATTTTGCATTGAGCCGGCAGGGTTTGACAAGCTTTCAGGCGATGCCGATATTAACATACCTGAGCGCCGGGAAATCTCCGATTCGATAAAAAAATTACAGCCCGTACCGCAAATTGCATTAAAAATAATGCGCATCATCCATTCTGACCAGTATGAAATCAAAACGATAACCGATGAAATCCGAAAGGATCAGGTGATCAGCGCCAGGACACTGCAGCTTTGCAACTCCGTCATGTTTGCCCGTCACAAAAGGATCGAGTCTCTGGATCACGCTCTGGTAATGATGGGTCAACATCTGTTGCTAAAGTTTGTCATTTCGGCCTCCTTGAACAACTTCTTTAATCAGATCGGTTGGGGTTATTCACTGTGCAAGGGCGGCATTTACCATCATGCGATCGGCACAGCGGTCATTGCTGAAAAACTGGCGACTTTGACCGGCCGGGCAGACCCATCAACAGCCTATATGGCGGGACTGCTGCATGATATCGGCAAGGTGGCATTGGATCAATTTATCCACGCCGGCTTTCCGCTCTTTTACCGTGAACTTATTCAGGGTGAAAAAAATTTCTCCGAGGTTGAAAGACAAGTGCTGGGAACCGATCATACCGAGGTCGGCGCAGAGCTCGCACTGAATTGGTCTTTTCCAGAATCTTTGGTGGAAGCCATACGCCATCATCATTATCCCGATAAGGCGACCCAACACAAGCCACTCGTCCATACTGTTTATCTGGCTGATCTTCTCATGAGCAGATTTCATACCGGGCTGGAACTGGAACGATTAAACACCGACGACCTTGCCAGACGGATGGGCGTGATTGGATTGTCGCTTTCTGATTTTCCGCAAATTATTGACCAAATCCCGATAAAGGTGCTGGAATCTTCACCTGAATTGGCATTGATGGCAGACGCATAA
- a CDS encoding class I SAM-dependent methyltransferase codes for MGRPLEEKSSVKDIKKRFDRDVERFSNLENGATTIMDAPLAMELISRAAVGSTRTIQRVLDIGCGAGNNTLKLSEYVSPFDVDLVDLSHPMLEKAHERIAAVNRGNIRTLQGDFREIELPAHHYNVILAAAVLHHLRDKKDWEAVFKKIFGLTASGGSVWITDLVSHETEPIQELMWQRYGDYLYSLGGDDYRAKVFDYIDKEDSPRPVTYQLALLRKVGFDRVELLHKNACFAAFGAIREARL; via the coding sequence ATGGGAAGACCCCTTGAAGAAAAATCATCAGTTAAGGACATCAAGAAAAGATTTGACCGGGATGTCGAACGTTTTTCTAATCTTGAAAACGGAGCCACAACCATAATGGATGCCCCCCTGGCCATGGAGTTAATCAGCCGGGCAGCGGTTGGGTCTACCCGAACTATCCAGCGCGTTTTGGACATCGGCTGCGGCGCGGGTAATAACACCCTAAAGCTGTCTGAATACGTCAGCCCGTTTGATGTTGATCTGGTGGACCTTAGCCACCCTATGCTGGAAAAAGCCCATGAGCGCATCGCAGCCGTCAATCGCGGTAATATCAGAACGTTACAGGGCGATTTTCGTGAAATTGAGCTGCCCGCACACCACTATAATGTCATTCTAGCAGCAGCTGTTTTGCATCATTTACGGGATAAAAAAGATTGGGAGGCTGTATTTAAAAAAATCTTTGGGCTGACGGCTTCGGGCGGCAGCGTCTGGATTACGGACCTGGTGTCCCATGAGACGGAGCCTATCCAGGAACTGATGTGGCAACGGTATGGTGACTATCTTTACTCGCTGGGCGGTGATGACTATCGCGCGAAGGTCTTTGACTATATCGACAAGGAAGATTCACCTCGACCCGTCACCTACCAGTTGGCGCTTCTGCGCAAAGTCGGATTCGACCGTGTCGAGCTTTTGCATAAAAATGCCTGTTTTGCCGCGTTTGGCGCCATCAGGGAAGCACGTTTATAA
- a CDS encoding D-sedoheptulose 7-phosphate isomerase: MKDIILQQLEESLDVKRQFIEAHMDKIQFAAEKLVDCVRTKNKILIFGNGGSAADAQHLAAEFVNRYKIERPPLAAIALTTDTSILTSVGNDFQFDDIFSKQIQALGKKNDIAWGMSTSGKSQNVIQALELANEKGLFSIAFTGRGGTLANSAQLVFTAPSDDTARIQEAHITLGHILCDLVERMLFAPK; the protein is encoded by the coding sequence ATGAAAGACATTATTCTACAGCAGCTTGAGGAAAGCCTTGACGTCAAGCGCCAATTTATTGAAGCGCACATGGATAAGATTCAGTTTGCGGCTGAAAAGCTGGTAGACTGCGTGCGGACCAAAAACAAGATTCTCATTTTCGGCAACGGCGGCAGTGCCGCAGACGCACAACATTTGGCCGCCGAATTCGTTAACCGCTATAAAATCGAACGCCCACCTTTGGCAGCCATTGCGCTGACTACCGACACCTCTATTCTGACCAGCGTAGGAAACGATTTTCAGTTTGACGATATCTTTTCAAAGCAAATCCAAGCCCTGGGTAAAAAAAACGATATCGCCTGGGGTATGAGCACCAGTGGAAAGTCGCAAAACGTTATACAGGCCCTCGAGCTGGCCAATGAAAAAGGTTTATTTTCCATTGCTTTCACCGGGCGCGGCGGAACGCTCGCCAACAGTGCCCAACTGGTGTTTACAGCTCCTTCCGATGATACCGCCCGGATCCAGGAAGCCCATATCACGCTAGGTCACATCTTATGCGATCTGGTTGAACGCATGCTTTTTGCACCCAAATGA